Proteins from one Ricinus communis isolate WT05 ecotype wild-type chromosome 9, ASM1957865v1, whole genome shotgun sequence genomic window:
- the LOC8280629 gene encoding pentatricopeptide repeat-containing protein At5g62370 isoform X2, producing the protein MIKRPPSYSFHFKTRKRKISTCSAAAYLDIPPPTATLPNGHKTLCFSLAENLFRRGRLASAQEIIQRIVTDSSTVPDAISTVDFAASRGINLSVGIYAAFVRKLVDLGEPNFAYTVYCESINRSIQPNASITNSMIICFVKLGKLEEARLLFDKLIGNGCVPCNAACNVILRELCGQEMFLEAFDCFVRIRDAKMQLGMWFYNVLIDGLCSKGCVGDAMEVFNLMPKRTSFLPTLHNYKSLFYGLCKRGWVVEAESICGKMEARGFFVDKVMYTTLMNVYIKDKKMKMGVRIFLRMLKMGCYPDTVTYTALIQGIAKMGYFEKAWILYNQMNESRMLPDAVTYHVMISSYCNVGKVDCARMLLNNMAHCNLVPSVHTYTALIAALYRSNEVAEIDELYKSMLGHGVFPDHVLFLILMKNSRRGNELQLCFLMLQEIFKNCCGLEASLLSGSININPLMNLEQEIELLLEKIIRSNLNLAKVAFCIYITALCERGKAGAALACLRKMVDVGCIPSPFTFSSLIMCFCRNGHSDSIKSLIDIMQDWGIVPDSATYSVMVNEYCQQKDLKSAFLVLDQMEEKGLKPNVAIYDSIISCLSREKKMFEAETLFQRMLKAGVHPDETVYVTMINGYFRSGRILEAHQLFEKMIQYAFPPSLDSYTALISGLVKNNEIEKGCVYLDRMLRDGFVPNAVIYASLICHFLRKGHLEFAFRLFDLMDRSLIEIDLVMYIALVIGFCRNINGVKQKLCQVTGASERMRERLLQLLCQGNFLPKKNILRFSANSPEAMKFFAFKLMYKIKGTRFMPNLYLYNGIIAGFCWADRIKDAYIQFEKMQSEGLCPNEVTFTILIGAHCRAGEIDHAIELFNLMNANAYSPDKVTYSTLLKGLCKASREIDALSLFFTMHKRGFFPNKASYENLIRLFCARHLSIPAFKLFEEMLAHNYLPRQYTAEWLLHILHEEERLHESHIVLDMMHNRALDCFQNDNP; encoded by the exons ATGATAAAGAGACCGCCTTCATATTCCTTCCACTTCAAAAccagaaagagaaaaatctCAACATGCAGTGCTGCTGCTTATCTAGACATACCACCTCCAACTGCTACACTCCCAAATGGCCATAAAACCCTTTGCTTTTCTTTAGCTGAAAACCTCTTTCGCCGCGGCCGATTAGCTTCTGCACAAGAAATCATCCAGAGAATCGTTACCGATTCTTCCACAGTCCCTGATGCAATTTCCACTGTTGATTTTGCTGCTAGCCGTGGTATAAATCTCAGTGTTGGTATCTATGCTGCTTTTGTCAGAAAATTGGTTGACTTGGGTGAACCCAATTTTGCTTACACTGTGTACTGTGAGAGTATAAATCGAAGTATTCAGCCTAATGCTAGTATTACTAATTCAATGATTATTTGTTTTGTTAAGTTAGGGAAATTAGAGGAGGCCAGGTTACTTTTTGACAAGCTTATTGGGAATGGCTGTGTGCCTTGTAATGCTGCTTGTAATGTGATTTTGAGAGAACTTTGCGGGCAAGAGATGTTCTTGGAGGCATTTGATTGTTTTGTTAGGATAAGGGATGCTAAAATGCAATTAGGTATGTGGTTCTATAATGTTTTGATTGATGGATTGTGTAGTAAAGGGTGTGTAGGTGATGCAATGGAAGTGTTTAATTTAATGCCTAAGAGAACTTCTTTTTTGCCGACTCTGCATAATTATAAGTCACTGTTTTATGGGCTTTGTAAGAGAGGTTGGGTTGTGGAGGCAGAGTCAATTTGTGGAAAGATGGAAGCTCGGGGTTTCTTTGTGGATAAGGTTATGTATACTACATTAATGAACGTTTATATTAAGGATAAGAAGATGAAAATGGGAGTCAGGATTTTTTTGAGGATGCTTAAGATGGGTTGTTATCCAGATACTGTTACTTATACTGCATTGATCCAGGGGATTGCCAAGATGGGTTATTTTGAAAAAGCGTGGATATTGTACAATCAAATGAATGAATCAAGGATGCTGCCAGATGCAGTCACTTACCATGTTATGATTAGTAGTTATTGCAATGTAGGGAAAGTGGATTGTGCTAGAATGCTTTTAAATAACATGGCTCATTGCAATTTGGTTCCCAGTGTGCACACTTATACAGCCTTAATAGCTGCACTGTACAGGAGTAATGAGGTTGCTGAAATTGATGAATTGTACAAAAGTATGCTGGGTCATGGGGTTTTTCCAGATCATGTGCTGTTTCTTATCCTCATGAAGAATAGCCGGAGGGGGAATGAACTTCAACTCTGTTTTTTGATGTTGCAggaaatttttaagaattgtTGTGGGTTGGAGGCCTCTTTGCTCTCTGGTTCTATTAATATAAACCCTCTTATGAATTTGGAGCAAGAGATCGAGCTCCTTCTTGAGAAAATTATAAGAAGCAACTTGAATCTAGCTAAAGTGGCATTTTGTATATACATTACCGCCTTGTGTGAGAGAGGAAAGGCAGGTGCTGCTTTGGCTTGCTTGAGGAAAATGGTTGATGTTGGATGCATTCCTTCACCTTTCACTTTTAGCTCCTTGATTATGTGCTTTTGTCGGAATGGGCATTCTGATTCCATTAAGTCCTTGATTGATATCATGCAAGATTGGGGCATCGTTCCAGACTCGGCTACTTATTCAGTAATGGTAAATGAATACTGTCAACAAAAGGATCTAAAATCAGCATTCCTTGTTTTGGATCAGATGGAAGAGAAAGGACTGAAACCTAATGTTGCTATCTACGACTCCATCATTAGTTGTCTAAgcagagaaaagaaaatgtttgaAGCCGAAACATTGTTTCAGAGAATGCTTAAAGCTGGTGTGCATCCTGATGAAACTGTGTATGTGACAATGATCAATGGTTACTTCAGGAGTGGAAGAATTTTAGAAGCCCATCAATTGTTTGAGAAGATGATACAGTATGCCTTTCCTCCAAGCTTAGATTCTTATACTGCACTAATAAGTGGGTTAGTGAAGAATAATGAGATTGAAAAGGGATGTGTGTATCTTGACAGGATGTTGAGAGATGGTTTTGTGCCAAATGCTGTGATTTATGCATCTCTTATCTGTCATTTCTTGAGGAAGGGACATCTTGAGTTCGCCTTTAGGTTATTTGATTTGATGGACAGGAGTCTGATTGAAATTGACCTTGTCATGTACATTGCCCTAGTCATTGGTTTTTGTAGAAATATTAATGGTGTCAAGCAAAAATTGTGCCAGGTAACCGGAGCATCTGAGAGGATGAGAGAAAGGTTACTCCAGTTGCTATGTCAAGGAAATTTCTTGCCTAAGAAAAACATTTTAAGATTTTCTGCTAATTCTCCTGAAGCAATGAAATTTTTTGCATTTAAGCttatgtataaaattaaaggaaCTAGGTTTATGCCAAATTTATACCTCTACAACGGTATAATTGCTGGATTTTGCTGGGCAGATAGGATCAAGGATGCATACATTCAGTTCGAAAAGATGCAGAGTGAGGGCTTATGTCCAAATGAAGTGACTTTTACTATTCTTATTGGGGCACACTGCAGAGCAGGTGAAATTGATCATGCTATAGAGCtgtttaatttaatgaatGCAAATGCGTATAGTCCTGATAAAGTTACATATAGCACGTTACTGAAAGGTCTTTGCAAGGCTAGTAGAGAGATAGATGCATTGTCTCTCTTTTTTACTATGCACAAGAGGGGATTCTTCCCAAACAAGGCTTCGTATGAAAATTTAATCCGATTATTTTGTGCTCGTCACCTGAGCATTCCCGCCTTCAAGTTATTTGAAGAAATGCTTGCTCATAATTATCTGCCTCGCCAGTATACTGCTGAGTGGTTGCTTCACATCTTACATGAAGAAGAGAGGCTGCATGAATCTCATATTGTGTTGGACATGATGCATAACAGAG CTTTAGACTGTTTTCAAAACGATAATCCTTGA
- the LOC8280629 gene encoding pentatricopeptide repeat-containing protein At5g62370 isoform X1: MIKRPPSYSFHFKTRKRKISTCSAAAYLDIPPPTATLPNGHKTLCFSLAENLFRRGRLASAQEIIQRIVTDSSTVPDAISTVDFAASRGINLSVGIYAAFVRKLVDLGEPNFAYTVYCESINRSIQPNASITNSMIICFVKLGKLEEARLLFDKLIGNGCVPCNAACNVILRELCGQEMFLEAFDCFVRIRDAKMQLGMWFYNVLIDGLCSKGCVGDAMEVFNLMPKRTSFLPTLHNYKSLFYGLCKRGWVVEAESICGKMEARGFFVDKVMYTTLMNVYIKDKKMKMGVRIFLRMLKMGCYPDTVTYTALIQGIAKMGYFEKAWILYNQMNESRMLPDAVTYHVMISSYCNVGKVDCARMLLNNMAHCNLVPSVHTYTALIAALYRSNEVAEIDELYKSMLGHGVFPDHVLFLILMKNSRRGNELQLCFLMLQEIFKNCCGLEASLLSGSININPLMNLEQEIELLLEKIIRSNLNLAKVAFCIYITALCERGKAGAALACLRKMVDVGCIPSPFTFSSLIMCFCRNGHSDSIKSLIDIMQDWGIVPDSATYSVMVNEYCQQKDLKSAFLVLDQMEEKGLKPNVAIYDSIISCLSREKKMFEAETLFQRMLKAGVHPDETVYVTMINGYFRSGRILEAHQLFEKMIQYAFPPSLDSYTALISGLVKNNEIEKGCVYLDRMLRDGFVPNAVIYASLICHFLRKGHLEFAFRLFDLMDRSLIEIDLVMYIALVIGFCRNINGVKQKLCQVTGASERMRERLLQLLCQGNFLPKKNILRFSANSPEAMKFFAFKLMYKIKGTRFMPNLYLYNGIIAGFCWADRIKDAYIQFEKMQSEGLCPNEVTFTILIGAHCRAGEIDHAIELFNLMNANAYSPDKVTYSTLLKGLCKASREIDALSLFFTMHKRGFFPNKASYENLIRLFCARHLSIPAFKLFEEMLAHNYLPRQYTAEWLLHILHEEERLHESHIVLDMMHNRAITKSVAETNQVVLYGHPFTSVALTNFS, encoded by the exons ATGATAAAGAGACCGCCTTCATATTCCTTCCACTTCAAAAccagaaagagaaaaatctCAACATGCAGTGCTGCTGCTTATCTAGACATACCACCTCCAACTGCTACACTCCCAAATGGCCATAAAACCCTTTGCTTTTCTTTAGCTGAAAACCTCTTTCGCCGCGGCCGATTAGCTTCTGCACAAGAAATCATCCAGAGAATCGTTACCGATTCTTCCACAGTCCCTGATGCAATTTCCACTGTTGATTTTGCTGCTAGCCGTGGTATAAATCTCAGTGTTGGTATCTATGCTGCTTTTGTCAGAAAATTGGTTGACTTGGGTGAACCCAATTTTGCTTACACTGTGTACTGTGAGAGTATAAATCGAAGTATTCAGCCTAATGCTAGTATTACTAATTCAATGATTATTTGTTTTGTTAAGTTAGGGAAATTAGAGGAGGCCAGGTTACTTTTTGACAAGCTTATTGGGAATGGCTGTGTGCCTTGTAATGCTGCTTGTAATGTGATTTTGAGAGAACTTTGCGGGCAAGAGATGTTCTTGGAGGCATTTGATTGTTTTGTTAGGATAAGGGATGCTAAAATGCAATTAGGTATGTGGTTCTATAATGTTTTGATTGATGGATTGTGTAGTAAAGGGTGTGTAGGTGATGCAATGGAAGTGTTTAATTTAATGCCTAAGAGAACTTCTTTTTTGCCGACTCTGCATAATTATAAGTCACTGTTTTATGGGCTTTGTAAGAGAGGTTGGGTTGTGGAGGCAGAGTCAATTTGTGGAAAGATGGAAGCTCGGGGTTTCTTTGTGGATAAGGTTATGTATACTACATTAATGAACGTTTATATTAAGGATAAGAAGATGAAAATGGGAGTCAGGATTTTTTTGAGGATGCTTAAGATGGGTTGTTATCCAGATACTGTTACTTATACTGCATTGATCCAGGGGATTGCCAAGATGGGTTATTTTGAAAAAGCGTGGATATTGTACAATCAAATGAATGAATCAAGGATGCTGCCAGATGCAGTCACTTACCATGTTATGATTAGTAGTTATTGCAATGTAGGGAAAGTGGATTGTGCTAGAATGCTTTTAAATAACATGGCTCATTGCAATTTGGTTCCCAGTGTGCACACTTATACAGCCTTAATAGCTGCACTGTACAGGAGTAATGAGGTTGCTGAAATTGATGAATTGTACAAAAGTATGCTGGGTCATGGGGTTTTTCCAGATCATGTGCTGTTTCTTATCCTCATGAAGAATAGCCGGAGGGGGAATGAACTTCAACTCTGTTTTTTGATGTTGCAggaaatttttaagaattgtTGTGGGTTGGAGGCCTCTTTGCTCTCTGGTTCTATTAATATAAACCCTCTTATGAATTTGGAGCAAGAGATCGAGCTCCTTCTTGAGAAAATTATAAGAAGCAACTTGAATCTAGCTAAAGTGGCATTTTGTATATACATTACCGCCTTGTGTGAGAGAGGAAAGGCAGGTGCTGCTTTGGCTTGCTTGAGGAAAATGGTTGATGTTGGATGCATTCCTTCACCTTTCACTTTTAGCTCCTTGATTATGTGCTTTTGTCGGAATGGGCATTCTGATTCCATTAAGTCCTTGATTGATATCATGCAAGATTGGGGCATCGTTCCAGACTCGGCTACTTATTCAGTAATGGTAAATGAATACTGTCAACAAAAGGATCTAAAATCAGCATTCCTTGTTTTGGATCAGATGGAAGAGAAAGGACTGAAACCTAATGTTGCTATCTACGACTCCATCATTAGTTGTCTAAgcagagaaaagaaaatgtttgaAGCCGAAACATTGTTTCAGAGAATGCTTAAAGCTGGTGTGCATCCTGATGAAACTGTGTATGTGACAATGATCAATGGTTACTTCAGGAGTGGAAGAATTTTAGAAGCCCATCAATTGTTTGAGAAGATGATACAGTATGCCTTTCCTCCAAGCTTAGATTCTTATACTGCACTAATAAGTGGGTTAGTGAAGAATAATGAGATTGAAAAGGGATGTGTGTATCTTGACAGGATGTTGAGAGATGGTTTTGTGCCAAATGCTGTGATTTATGCATCTCTTATCTGTCATTTCTTGAGGAAGGGACATCTTGAGTTCGCCTTTAGGTTATTTGATTTGATGGACAGGAGTCTGATTGAAATTGACCTTGTCATGTACATTGCCCTAGTCATTGGTTTTTGTAGAAATATTAATGGTGTCAAGCAAAAATTGTGCCAGGTAACCGGAGCATCTGAGAGGATGAGAGAAAGGTTACTCCAGTTGCTATGTCAAGGAAATTTCTTGCCTAAGAAAAACATTTTAAGATTTTCTGCTAATTCTCCTGAAGCAATGAAATTTTTTGCATTTAAGCttatgtataaaattaaaggaaCTAGGTTTATGCCAAATTTATACCTCTACAACGGTATAATTGCTGGATTTTGCTGGGCAGATAGGATCAAGGATGCATACATTCAGTTCGAAAAGATGCAGAGTGAGGGCTTATGTCCAAATGAAGTGACTTTTACTATTCTTATTGGGGCACACTGCAGAGCAGGTGAAATTGATCATGCTATAGAGCtgtttaatttaatgaatGCAAATGCGTATAGTCCTGATAAAGTTACATATAGCACGTTACTGAAAGGTCTTTGCAAGGCTAGTAGAGAGATAGATGCATTGTCTCTCTTTTTTACTATGCACAAGAGGGGATTCTTCCCAAACAAGGCTTCGTATGAAAATTTAATCCGATTATTTTGTGCTCGTCACCTGAGCATTCCCGCCTTCAAGTTATTTGAAGAAATGCTTGCTCATAATTATCTGCCTCGCCAGTATACTGCTGAGTGGTTGCTTCACATCTTACATGAAGAAGAGAGGCTGCATGAATCTCATATTGTGTTGGACATGATGCATAACAGAG CCATAACAAAATCTGTAGCGGAAACCAACCAAGTGGTATTGTATGGACACCCATTCACTTCTGTAGCCCTGACCAACTTCAGCTAA
- the LOC8280629 gene encoding pentatricopeptide repeat-containing protein At5g62370 isoform X3: MIKRPPSYSFHFKTRKRKISTCSAAAYLDIPPPTATLPNGHKTLCFSLAENLFRRGRLASAQEIIQRIVTDSSTVPDAISTVDFAASRGINLSVGIYAAFVRKLVDLGEPNFAYTVYCESINRSIQPNASITNSMIICFVKLGKLEEARLLFDKLIGNGCVPCNAACNVILRELCGQEMFLEAFDCFVRIRDAKMQLGMWFYNVLIDGLCSKGCVGDAMEVFNLMPKRTSFLPTLHNYKSLFYGLCKRGWVVEAESICGKMEARGFFVDKVMYTTLMNVYIKDKKMKMGVRIFLRMLKMGCYPDTVTYTALIQGIAKMGYFEKAWILYNQMNESRMLPDAVTYHVMISSYCNVGKVDCARMLLNNMAHCNLVPSVHTYTALIAALYRSNEVAEIDELYKSMLGHGVFPDHVLFLILMKNSRRGNELQLCFLMLQEIFKNCCGLEASLLSGSININPLMNLEQEIELLLEKIIRSNLNLAKVAFCIYITALCERGKAGAALACLRKMVDVGCIPSPFTFSSLIMCFCRNGHSDSIKSLIDIMQDWGIVPDSATYSVMVNEYCQQKDLKSAFLVLDQMEEKGLKPNVAIYDSIISCLSREKKMFEAETLFQRMLKAGVHPDETVYVTMINGYFRSGRILEAHQLFEKMIQYAFPPSLDSYTALISGLVKNNEIEKGCVYLDRMLRDGFVPNAVIYASLICHFLRKGHLEFAFRLFDLMDRSLIEIDLVMYIALVIGFCRNINGVKQKLCQVTGASERMRERLLQLLCQGNFLPKKNILRFSANSPEAMKFFAFKLMYKIKGTRFMPNLYLYNGIIAGFCWADRIKDAYIQFEKMQSEGLCPNEVTFTILIGAHCRAVYC; encoded by the exons ATGATAAAGAGACCGCCTTCATATTCCTTCCACTTCAAAAccagaaagagaaaaatctCAACATGCAGTGCTGCTGCTTATCTAGACATACCACCTCCAACTGCTACACTCCCAAATGGCCATAAAACCCTTTGCTTTTCTTTAGCTGAAAACCTCTTTCGCCGCGGCCGATTAGCTTCTGCACAAGAAATCATCCAGAGAATCGTTACCGATTCTTCCACAGTCCCTGATGCAATTTCCACTGTTGATTTTGCTGCTAGCCGTGGTATAAATCTCAGTGTTGGTATCTATGCTGCTTTTGTCAGAAAATTGGTTGACTTGGGTGAACCCAATTTTGCTTACACTGTGTACTGTGAGAGTATAAATCGAAGTATTCAGCCTAATGCTAGTATTACTAATTCAATGATTATTTGTTTTGTTAAGTTAGGGAAATTAGAGGAGGCCAGGTTACTTTTTGACAAGCTTATTGGGAATGGCTGTGTGCCTTGTAATGCTGCTTGTAATGTGATTTTGAGAGAACTTTGCGGGCAAGAGATGTTCTTGGAGGCATTTGATTGTTTTGTTAGGATAAGGGATGCTAAAATGCAATTAGGTATGTGGTTCTATAATGTTTTGATTGATGGATTGTGTAGTAAAGGGTGTGTAGGTGATGCAATGGAAGTGTTTAATTTAATGCCTAAGAGAACTTCTTTTTTGCCGACTCTGCATAATTATAAGTCACTGTTTTATGGGCTTTGTAAGAGAGGTTGGGTTGTGGAGGCAGAGTCAATTTGTGGAAAGATGGAAGCTCGGGGTTTCTTTGTGGATAAGGTTATGTATACTACATTAATGAACGTTTATATTAAGGATAAGAAGATGAAAATGGGAGTCAGGATTTTTTTGAGGATGCTTAAGATGGGTTGTTATCCAGATACTGTTACTTATACTGCATTGATCCAGGGGATTGCCAAGATGGGTTATTTTGAAAAAGCGTGGATATTGTACAATCAAATGAATGAATCAAGGATGCTGCCAGATGCAGTCACTTACCATGTTATGATTAGTAGTTATTGCAATGTAGGGAAAGTGGATTGTGCTAGAATGCTTTTAAATAACATGGCTCATTGCAATTTGGTTCCCAGTGTGCACACTTATACAGCCTTAATAGCTGCACTGTACAGGAGTAATGAGGTTGCTGAAATTGATGAATTGTACAAAAGTATGCTGGGTCATGGGGTTTTTCCAGATCATGTGCTGTTTCTTATCCTCATGAAGAATAGCCGGAGGGGGAATGAACTTCAACTCTGTTTTTTGATGTTGCAggaaatttttaagaattgtTGTGGGTTGGAGGCCTCTTTGCTCTCTGGTTCTATTAATATAAACCCTCTTATGAATTTGGAGCAAGAGATCGAGCTCCTTCTTGAGAAAATTATAAGAAGCAACTTGAATCTAGCTAAAGTGGCATTTTGTATATACATTACCGCCTTGTGTGAGAGAGGAAAGGCAGGTGCTGCTTTGGCTTGCTTGAGGAAAATGGTTGATGTTGGATGCATTCCTTCACCTTTCACTTTTAGCTCCTTGATTATGTGCTTTTGTCGGAATGGGCATTCTGATTCCATTAAGTCCTTGATTGATATCATGCAAGATTGGGGCATCGTTCCAGACTCGGCTACTTATTCAGTAATGGTAAATGAATACTGTCAACAAAAGGATCTAAAATCAGCATTCCTTGTTTTGGATCAGATGGAAGAGAAAGGACTGAAACCTAATGTTGCTATCTACGACTCCATCATTAGTTGTCTAAgcagagaaaagaaaatgtttgaAGCCGAAACATTGTTTCAGAGAATGCTTAAAGCTGGTGTGCATCCTGATGAAACTGTGTATGTGACAATGATCAATGGTTACTTCAGGAGTGGAAGAATTTTAGAAGCCCATCAATTGTTTGAGAAGATGATACAGTATGCCTTTCCTCCAAGCTTAGATTCTTATACTGCACTAATAAGTGGGTTAGTGAAGAATAATGAGATTGAAAAGGGATGTGTGTATCTTGACAGGATGTTGAGAGATGGTTTTGTGCCAAATGCTGTGATTTATGCATCTCTTATCTGTCATTTCTTGAGGAAGGGACATCTTGAGTTCGCCTTTAGGTTATTTGATTTGATGGACAGGAGTCTGATTGAAATTGACCTTGTCATGTACATTGCCCTAGTCATTGGTTTTTGTAGAAATATTAATGGTGTCAAGCAAAAATTGTGCCAGGTAACCGGAGCATCTGAGAGGATGAGAGAAAGGTTACTCCAGTTGCTATGTCAAGGAAATTTCTTGCCTAAGAAAAACATTTTAAGATTTTCTGCTAATTCTCCTGAAGCAATGAAATTTTTTGCATTTAAGCttatgtataaaattaaaggaaCTAGGTTTATGCCAAATTTATACCTCTACAACGGTATAATTGCTGGATTTTGCTGGGCAGATAGGATCAAGGATGCATACATTCAGTTCGAAAAGATGCAGAGTGAGGGCTTATGTCCAAATGAAGTGACTTTTACTATTCTTATTGGGGCACACTGCAGAGCAG TATACTGCTGA
- the LOC8280627 gene encoding actin-related protein 2/3 complex subunit 4, which translates to MANPLRLYLTCIRNTLEAAMCLQNFPCQEVERHNKPEVELKTSPELLLNPILICRNEAEKCLIETSINSLRISLKVKQADELENILTKKFLRFLSMRAEAFQVLRRKPIQGYDISFLITNYHCEEMQKQKLIDFIVQFMEDIDKEISELKMSVNTRGRLVATEFLKQFI; encoded by the exons ATG GCAAATCCATTGAGGTTATATTTAACATGCATAAGGAACACTCTGGAGGCAGCAATGTGTTTACAG AACTTCCCTTGTCAAGAAGTTGAAAGGCATAATAAGCCTGAGGTTGAACTCAA GACAAGCCCAGAACTTCTCCTAAATCCT ATTTTGATATGTCGAAATGAGGCTGAAAAATGCTTAATAGAAACATCGATAAACTCACTGCGTATAAGCCTTAAG GTAAAGCAAGCAGATGAGCTGGAAAACATACTAACTAAAAAGTTTCTTAGATTTTTGTCAATGAGGGCAGAAGCATTTCAAGTGTTAAGGCGAAAACCAATACAG GGTTATGATATTAGCTTTCTAATCACAAACTACCACTGTGAAGAGATGCAGAAACAGAAACTCATTGATTTTATTGTGCAATTTATGGAA GATATTGATAAAGAGATTAGTGAATTGAAAATGTCAGTGAACACTAGAGGGAGGCTGGTTGCTACAGAGTTTCTAAAGCAATTTATCTAA